The Osmia bicornis bicornis chromosome 12, iOsmBic2.1, whole genome shotgun sequence genome includes a region encoding these proteins:
- the LOC114878019 gene encoding ABC transporter G family member 9 produces MIISKDLFLFGDQDYLRLPSNEKRQQRAMGRPIINAPRVESSALQLVYPLDSRPVQLIFRGLQVVKEKRSLLRDVSGIVKPGELLAVMGPSGCGKTTLLNCLSGRVGVDGGEIWLNRERLTKRWRRRICYVQQQDVFFPDLTLRQTLEYQARLRLPDTFSHSQKMQCVDHIIEVLDLSGCQDTIIGDYTKRGLSGGEKKRTSIACELLTNPSLMLLDEPTSGLDSHSAQALISRLKKYAEQEGKSIVVTVHQPSSRMFHSFSKLLLLSRGQVAYYGSTSNVGRFFSTIGLTLLPHYNPADFILEQIKGPEEVRERIVTAARNARQGPDCPPELRPEYNPSQHPLCDHLIHYHEHHISHNVKEDEGRTLWLDTQSHASSSASSADEDYSWQWPTSFWSQFKVLSERNFQEARPRMLSRLNWLQTIALGLLAGLLWLRLPRTEAALHDIQGWMFFSTTYWMLFAHFSTLSSFPPEREVINKERLSGSYRLSAYYLAKMVGELPLTITLPAVYHIISYPMLGFHSPAVFVTLLAFLLLNTIVAQSVGFFVGACCLDLQVSITASALYTLATQLLGGYLATAVPPWLAWARYTSMVHYAYQNMQILEFGVGEPITCSQPSKFPECRNATTIPVSAILESQNGARGSGLPLWANTAVLLAFLVIFRTLGYLVLRYYRVPK; encoded by the exons AGTGGAAAGCTCAGCGTTGCAGTTGGTGTATCCGCTGGATTCTCGTCCGGTGCAGTTAATCTTCCGGGGGTTGCAGGTGGTCAAGGAGAAACGTTCTCTTCTGAGGGATGTTTCGGGCATTGTTAAACCCGGTGAACTTTTGGCCGTCATGGGCCCTTCAG GTTGCGGCAAAACGACGTTGTTGAATTGCCTGTCAGGCCGAGTGGGCGTTGACGGGGGTGAAATCTGGCTGAATCGTGAAAGACTGACAAAAAGATGGCGCAGGAGAATCTGCTACGTTCAACAGCAGGACGTTTTCTTTCCCGATCTCACGTTACGCCAGACTCTCGAG TACCAGGCGAGGCTCAGGCTTCCGGACACGTTCTCGCACTCCCAGAAGATGCAGTGCGTGGATCATATCATCGAGGTCCTCGATCTTTCCGGCTGCCAGGACACAA TTATCGGAGATTACACGAAACGAGGACTGTCTGGCGGTGAAAAGAAGAGGACCAGCATAGCATGCGAGTTGCTTACGAATCCGTCGCTGATGTTGCTGGAC GAACCAACGAGCGGGCTGGACTCGCACTCGGCACAGGCGTTGATTTCACGGTTGAAGAAGTACGCTGAACAAGAGGGTAAAAGCATCGTGGTGACAGTGCATCAACCCAGTTCCAGGATGTTTCACAGCTTCAGTAAGCTTCTTCTGTTGAGCCGTGGCCAGGTGGCGTATTACGGCTCCACCTCGAATGTTGGCAGGTTTTTCTCCACGATAGGACTTACCTTGCTGCCGCATTACAACCCCGCCGACTTTATAC TGGAACAAATAAAGGGTCCAGAGGAGGTTCGGGAGCGTATCGTAACCGCAGCGCGGAACGCGAGACAGGGACCTGACTGCCCGCCGGAACTTCGTCCGGAATATAATCCCAGCCAACATCCGCTCTGCGACCATCTCATACATTATCACGAGCACCACATCAGCCACAACG TGAAAGAAGACGAAGGTCGTACACTGTGGTTGGACACACAAAGCCATGCCAGCAGCAGTGCCAGTTCGGCGGACGAGGACTATTCCTGGCAGTGGCCCACCAGTTTCTGGTCGCAATTCAAA GTATTATCAGAAAGAAACTTTCAAGAGGCACGGCCACGAATGCTGTCCCGTCTGAATTGGCTGCAAACGATAGCCCTAGGTTTACTCGCTGGACTGCTGTGGCTCAGGCTTCCCAGAACCGAAGCAGCTCTTCACGACATTCAAGGCTGGATGTTCTTCAGCACCACGTATTGGATGCTGTTCGCACACTTCAGTACACTCTCCAGTT TTCCTCCAGAACGCGAGGTTATCAACAAGGAGCGATTGTCAGGGTCGTATCGGCTCTCGGCCTATTACCTGGCGAAAATGGTCGGCGAGTTGCCGCTTACGATTACGCTGCCCGCAGTTTACCATATCATTAGTTACCCCATGTTGGGCTTCCACAGTCCGGCTGTTTTCGTCACCCTGTTGGCGTTCCTGCTGCTCAACACGATCGTTGCACAG AGCGTGGGCTTCTTCGTCGGTGCGTGCTGTTTGGACCTACAGGTGAGCATAACCGCTTCGGCGCTTTACACGCTCGCCACGCAATTGCTGGGCGGGTATTTAGCGACCGCGGTACCACCGTGGTTGGCGTGGGCCAGATACACGAGCATGGTGCACTACGCCTACCAGAACATGCAGATCCTGGAATTCGGCGTCGGCGAACCGATCAC ATGCTCACAACCAAGCAAATTCCCCGAATGCAGAAACGCGACGACGATACCAGTGTCCGCGATTCTGGAGAGCCAAAATGGCGCCAGGGGTTCCGGTCTTCCATTGTGGGCGAACACGGCCGTTCTCCTGGCGTTTCTCGTGATTTTCCGTACACTCGGCTACCTGGTGTTGCGTTATTACCGCGTGCCGAAGTGA